The sequence ttctacctttaaagccgggggcgctgttgcgttattctacctttaaggccgggggcgctgttgcgttattctacctttaaggccgggggcgctgttgcgttattctacctttaaggccgggggcgctgttgcgttattctacctttaaagccgggaaagcgtacacgtcttttttcatgtataaggttgttttgcaccaattattgacctttgcgccaattaaatgcattataatagacacgtgagagtgtcgtcatgttcctcgtgtcattgttttaaagttaagttacatcgaacaagcatggaggactttcagtgggaagacatttcagacgggagcgattgtgaggagtttcttggctttgatgatgctgatgaacatgctgacccaattgatcaagctttatggctagcacatatgtttgaagatgacggCAAGCACTATCGCCGTTACATGTGAGGCAGACTGTTACAGTCATAGCATGCTGTTCTTGTTCTTGATATCGCTGacaagtttattttattttattactgttttttttaattgaaaatagtgctgttcctgcactttactttttacattttctattttcgtgaaggtgtatgtaaataaactcaatttccaaagaaagccacaggtgtaagctctcaaatactttttgaattttgtttctatctgctacagaggctgagaaataaatcatttagtaggcgttgacacaattgctgaatttccagaaaaacttcaggttttagggggtctttctgaaatcgcccataggttttacaggcattcttttccaggcgtcttaggcctaaatgggttaagatcagattctgcaggtaaaactgcaataataaggtgacttgacttaacttgcccaagaaaaaatgacttgggacttgcacatgtgtgacttggtcccatctctgctgtgTGGGTGCTCAGAGTGAAACAACACACCAGGTGTTCTACTCACGCTGAGGGACCATTTCGGTTCATTTAATGACACGCTATGCGGCGTTCTTTATCGGAGCTGGTGGCCCGCTGTCATCTTAAAGCAGAGCCAGACTTTGCTGCTGCTCCACACAGACGTTTGACATTAACTGAATGTTTCAGGCATTCTGTTATAAACGGTATAAAGCCTCTGAGATTTACTGCACCCcacacacacgaacacacacacacacgaacacacacacacgaacacacacacacacgaacatcGCAGAGCAGCGAACAGGACGAGCTTAAAGAGGCTGAAAATGAAAGATGGAGATGATGTCTGAGATGATCAGACGTGTCTGTTTTGTCGTAAGAATTGCTCTCACAGAGTGTTCAatatcaaataaatattttcagcAGTAACACATTTCTAAAGCTCAGCTCAGTAAGTTACTAAATGAAATCCTGTTTCCTTTCAGGAGTTTGTTGTGGGTCGTCTCTACTTTTCCGGAGGGTTTTATTTCAAAAGTTTGAGTTTTTTGTCCAAAAGTTGAGTTGAACATTGCATTCGTGCTGCAGATCagacagacttttttaaaagcaACCCCACAATTAGTGTTTAGAAAAGACTGAAGCAACGTCTAAGCCGAGGCTAGACATTTgttaaactttttctttttgacaaTAAAATGCGTTTGTTTTTGatttacttgaaaaaaaaaaaagaagacatttagaAATAGGCCAGATAAAACAATGTTTGATAATTAAAAGTAAGCCAagctcaaaacaaaacaaaaaacaccttTTTTCGAACCATTCTTACTCTTACATTGTGTCTAAATGTAATGATGCAGCATTTATTTATCTAATATTGAACACTTTGGCTCTCCGTTCTTGGCATCTCGTTGTAATTGCACACATCACAGCATCCTCACATGGAACATATTTGAAGCGGCCTGCTAACGAGATAAAACTGCAGATGAAAGTAAGAGTCTGACATCCGTTGGTTTGCTCCTCTGCCTGCACATTTTGGATTTGAAATGCTAGAATGTGCCTGTTATACACCTTCGGCTTCAAACATCAGAGATCAAAGCCGGCCGCTGGGTGTTCCTTCATCCGCTGATCAGCCTCGACAGGCCTCTGTGAACCTCTGCTTGCACCGGGCCATATTCCACCACTTCTCCATCCACTGTTATCATCCCTCTGGGTGACGACGGCTCCAGTCTGAGTGCACGCACCTTCCTGTGCACCAGATGCTGGCAGTTAGTGGCCAGATGTGCACCCTTCTCCATAGCGAGAAACAGTCTGAGCAGCGCAGCGCGAGATATTCCAGCTTTAACGTAGAAAAGATGAATGATGCCATCGTCCAGGCCGGCGCCCGGCGCTGCCAGAAGGTCCTCCGCCAGGTGGGACTGATACATGGCCAGCATGAGGACAAAGTCCTCCTCCTGCACTACCACCCAGTCGCCCGGCACAGGCTTGTCCAGAGGTGGCAGCAGGGAGTTGGGGGGCCCAGGGGAGCGCTTGATGGCACTTCGGGAAGGCGTACTCTCTGTTCTCCTCGCTTTGAGGGAGTTGTTGGAGTGGCAGGAGTTGTGGAAGGTGTTGTGGCAGGAAGAGTCTCCGGACAGCTGACACAGGGCAGAGGCTGGATTCGGGGAGGAGGCCTGACTGGTGCAGCGCACTTTCATGCAACCTTCCTCGCTGCTGCGGTCCTTCTTAGCAGGCAGGTAAGCCAGCTTACCCTTGTAGATGCGGAGAGAAGCCAGCCTCACCAGCGTGCCGACGGTGAACCGGGCAGCTCCGACGTGGCGATACTTCTCGCTTTCTATGTCGACGTCTGCCACAAAGCCCCAGGCCAGAGACAGGAAGGAGAAGAGACGAGGGCTGgagaggagatggatggagaccAAGTCCATGCGGGACACAATTCCTTTACAGAGCTGGAAACCACAGCTGAGCAGGAGCTCCTCACTGGACACCGGAGAGGCTCTGCAGGAGGAGAGGCCAGAATTAAACAGCTGAATGGATCATTTATTAGGAAACTGGAGAggaatttctaaaaaaaagattttaggtTCTTAATAGTAATTATTTTCCACATTTTTTCCCAAAATTGATCTGAACATTTTTCAGCTTTGGTCTGTgggtcaaacaaaaaaaaacacagacatcAACTTGAGGAAACTTTTGAGTAATGTTAAAGGCCAaacgattcaattcaattcatttttatttatatagcgccaaatacaacaaatgtcatctcaaggcacttagatagtaagtccaattcaagccaattggaattcaattaattaata is a genomic window of Odontesthes bonariensis isolate fOdoBon6 chromosome 4, fOdoBon6.hap1, whole genome shotgun sequence containing:
- the LOC142378264 gene encoding sphingosine kinase 1-like gives rise to the protein MDHRTAESDLITATSPVTLYGEFTLSNNRKVRCSVTLTERDLVIHRLTSAPAGRNKTVWSLKDCVGCRAYREGDKADPAAYFAAYFYPLRRRWMSSGVSRQRVEQCFRLAALQDRHANLEEAEKWARAVRERAAVQQRLRDGVLLSELSRPCRMMLLVNPQSGKGQALTLYNSHVQRMLNEAGITHTLIITERQNHARELVREADLSQWDALVIMSGDGLLYEVINGLLERSDWEEAIKTPLGILPGGSGNALAASIHYYSGASPVSSEELLLSCGFQLCKGIVSRMDLVSIHLLSSPRLFSFLSLAWGFVADVDIESEKYRHVGAARFTVGTLVRLASLRIYKGKLAYLPAKKDRSSEEGCMKVRCTSQASSPNPASALCQLSGDSSCHNTFHNSCHSNNSLKARRTESTPSRSAIKRSPGPPNSLLPPLDKPVPGDWVVVQEEDFVLMLAMYQSHLAEDLLAAPGAGLDDGIIHLFYVKAGISRAALLRLFLAMEKGAHLATNCQHLVHRKVRALRLEPSSPRGMITVDGEVVEYGPVQAEVHRGLSRLISG